The Sphingomonas aliaeris genome segment CCAAGCGCATGCACACGGCACGCTTCGAGCGCGTCGAGTCCGCTTGCGACATCGATCGCGGCGAGGAGATCGGTCTTCATCTGGTCGATATCGGTCGATTGATCGGGGGTCACTGACTACTCCGTCATCCCCGCGAAGGCGGGGATCCATAATGTGTGTCGTCGCGTCGAGACGCTGGCGCTGCCACGGGCGGCAATCCCAGGCCTATCGCAAGATCCGCCCAGTGCGGGTTGTTCGTCTCGATCAGATTGGCTTTCCAGTCGCGATTCCATTTCTTGATCTGCTTTTCGCGGAGGATCGCTGCCTCCATCGTATCTGCCATGTCGAACCAGACCAGATGCTTCACGCCGTAGCGAGAGGTAAAGCCCTTGATCAAGCCTTCGCGGTGCTGGGCTAGCCGTGCGAGCAGGTTCGACGTCACCCCGGTATAGATCGTTACGTGCTTGCCGCTTGCGAGCATGTAGACGCACGGTTCGCGATCCATCGGCCTGCCCTCTGGTATGGATTCCCGCCTTCGCGGGAATGACGGATAGAGTAGCATGAATCCAAAAGAAGGGGCGCCGGTGGAGAACCACCGACGCCCCGAATCTCATACTCGCGTCAGGTCGCCTCAAGCGGCCTGGGGCAGAGCCGCCTTCGCCTGCGCGATGATGGCGCTAAACGCGGCACCCTCGTGCATTGCGATGTCGGCCAGAACCTTTCTGTCCAGTTCGACACCGGCCAGTTTCAGGCCGTGCATGAACTGCGAATAGGTCAGGCCTTCGGCGCGGACGCCGGCGTTGATGCGCTGGATCCACAGGCCGCGGAACGTGCGCTTCTTAACCTTACGGTCGCGATAAGCGTACTGGCCGGCCTTTTCGACCGCCTGACGGGCGATGCGGATGGTGTTCTTGCGACGGCCATAATAGCCCTTCGCCGCACCGAGAATCTTCTTGTGCTTGGCGTGGGTGGTAACACCCCGTTTTACGCGTGCCATGTCCTATATCCCCTTACTTGAGCCCGTAAGGCGCCCACGCCTTAACGGTGGCCGTATCGGCCTTCGACAGCACCTTGGTGCCGCGGTTCTGGCGGATATACTTGCTGTTGTGGCTGATCAGGCGGTGGCGCTTGCCGGCAACGCCATGCTTCAGCAGGCCGCTGGCGGTGAGCTTGAAGCGCTTCTTCACGCCGCTCTTCGTTTTCA includes the following:
- the rpmI gene encoding 50S ribosomal protein L35, encoding MPKLKTKSGVKKRFKLTASGLLKHGVAGKRHRLISHNSKYIRQNRGTKVLSKADTATVKAWAPYGLK
- the rplT gene encoding 50S ribosomal protein L20, with the translated sequence MARVKRGVTTHAKHKKILGAAKGYYGRRKNTIRIARQAVEKAGQYAYRDRKVKKRTFRGLWIQRINAGVRAEGLTYSQFMHGLKLAGVELDRKVLADIAMHEGAAFSAIIAQAKAALPQAA
- a CDS encoding GIY-YIG nuclease family protein, with amino-acid sequence MDREPCVYMLASGKHVTIYTGVTSNLLARLAQHREGLIKGFTSRYGVKHLVWFDMADTMEAAILREKQIKKWNRDWKANLIETNNPHWADLAIGLGLPPVAAPASRRDDTHYGSPPSRG